A window of Punica granatum isolate Tunisia-2019 chromosome 8, ASM765513v2, whole genome shotgun sequence genomic DNA:
TAAACAAGTCTTATGGGTCATCACTAACATACATCTATACGTGTGATGTTCTGAATTCACGTGATTACAGGCACTAGCTGATCCTTATTTTCATGCTTTGGCGAACATCGATAAGGAACCTACCACTCAAGCCATCTCCAAACTCGAGTTCGATTTCGAGAGGAGGAAACTCACAAAAGACGATGTCCGAGAGTTGATCTACCGTGAGGTTTGGTTCTGTCTAAAGCCAATGCTTCTTGCTTATGTGTCCCCCATGCGTCATCTCTACTAATTATCTTTAAGAAGTATGATTAATTGCTTCTGATGCTTACAGATACTAGAGTATCATCCTCAGATGCTTGAGGAGTACCTAAGTGGGGCTGGACAGACAAGCTTCATGTACCCGAGGTTTGGAAATTACTTCTAGTATAGTTGTTTTAATTGAATTGATTTGGAGTAATCTTTAGATCGCCGATTTTAGTAGTAAGGAATGTACTTATCTTGTCATCACAGTGGTGTTGATCGGTTCAAGCGACAGTTTGCACATCTCGAGGAAAACTTTGTTAAAGGCGGAAGAAGCACTCCTCTCCAACGACAACATGCTTCTTTGCCTCGGTATGTGACAGACAATATTTGTTTTCTGTTTGATAGGATAGGAGGATGAGAGAATGAGACTGTTTTCTTGCTTTTCTCTTCCAGGGAGAGGGTTTGCGCACCGAAGGAGGAGACTGGCAAGCAAAATGATGAAGCTGATGGGCGAAGTGCCGCGGCTGTTGCTACAACCCTTCACAGCCCTCTGACAACACAACAGCCTAATGGGTTAGATAACACAAAGGGTAATGCACACGATGGGCAAAGTCAGACCAGTGCCAGCGGTCGTACCTTCTTAAAGAGTGCTAGCATTAGTGGTTCCAAGTGCGTAGGCGACCAGGAAACGGAAACGAAGGTGagttaaattttaattgatctTCAGTATTTAGTCTCCTGTCGGGCCCTCTAAACATTATCAGGGATCTCATCTTGGTGGTACTAAGGGGATGAAATTAAGGATGAAGGTTTTGGTTTGCAATTTGCAATAAATCTCTGATTATATAGTCTCGGAATGTGCAATTCAATGCTCTTTTATTGACTCCAATATATTTCACAGAACAAAAACGGTAAACTTAAACAATTTTCCAGATATCCTCGGAGCATAAATTATTagcatttttcttaaaataaatcCTTCATACCATACTTGTTATTAGCATATTACCGAAAAGAGTTGGAATATCATGGTTTCTTTCTTATATCTGTTGCTGATATGTATCGGGTTTTGCTTTCCCAGCATGCGGTGGAACCAATTCCTGAGGTCAGCGATGCAGCTGTAGATGATCTTTCTCGAAAAGTTGAAGTCATCCGTGTTTGATCTCAACTTCTGATCTCTCTATAAAATGTAAGGATATAGTTTTCTCTCTTCGTCGGGTATCATTGCTGCCCGTTTCATAGAGAAATGTACTTCATAACGATCTGTAACTGATAACGGATCTTAGCCCTTTAGGACATTTCATGTATCATAGTCATCCTTTTAACCTTAGCTCTGCGAGCAAACAATCTTCCCATGCTCAGGTGGACAAGCGTAATCGTGTTTCGGTTTATTGACAAAAATGATTTTGTTCAGAAGAATGAGGTCTCTCTATTTACTATTGTGTTTCACTTGTGGTGCAGTGCCTATACAGATCACctttttttgggataaatatatatactgatCACCTTCATTGTGCCTATACAATAATTTCTCATTCGTCGAAACTAAATAAGATTGAAGCCTGCAAGATGCAGCTCGGATTTTCGGATTTCTCATAAGGTAAGAAAAGAAGAACTGCCGAACCCCGATCAGTGATTTTGAATTCATTCCGTTCTATGTGAAATTAAGAATTCATATCCCagtgataaataaataaataaatatagcaAATAATATGTGATTTTGCCTAGACTTGTGAAAATGAGAGTATTTATAGGATGCAGTGGCCAATAGAGAAGGAAACTTTGCTACCAAATTAAATATCCATTGGATATGATTTTGGCATTGATTGGCTCTTTAATCTTTTTAAATGTGATGTGATATTGGACAAATTATTGTCCTAGTTTACCATAAGAGTGTTCTTCCGCTTCATTTTGTTGTAACTTGATTCGCtctctctttaattttctaattataagtaaaaatattaaagtACTATTTATTACtctgaattttttatatcttACTTGAAGTCTTTTGCTTCGAAGagaataactttaaaaaataaaccaGGAAGCAACCCACGCGGTGCCCTGggtcaaaaaaaaatttccatcaCTTTTTTGATTAATCATATTAGTTTATGTAATAATCAATATAGAATACAATTGACATAGTGATAAAATTACATACGATAAAAGGAAGAAATTAGCTTTTGGTCTCTTAAtgatgtttttgtttttggatgAGCCTCGGGCCCATGAGTCTTTGGTTTTGAGGCCCATGTAAAGCTGATGCTTCCAGTATTTTACCAGTCAATAAAGAAGCACCACTGATTATgagctttaaaaaaaaacatatgaataAAACTTATGATATTTCGATTCAgatttttccaaaattatataattaatgtcATGTATAAAAACTAAGCGAATTCTTGGGTCCAGCGACTGAATATTCAGTCGCTGCATCATGTACGAAATGTTTTCATACTTGGATAATAATGTTTCGTACAAGGAGAATAACGTTTCATACAAAACAATCAGTCGACTGCATGTACGAATTGGTTTACTGATGTTTTGTATAAAATGTTTTCGTACTTGGAGAATAATGTTATGTTACGGAGGCCCCGACTGAAGATTCGGCCGTTGGACTCAAGAATTGCCCATAAAAACTAACATTTCTTCCACTAAACTTcacttgaatttttaatatttctaattAGCAACCATAATCACAAGATAATAGACCTCAAGTAGTCCCCgtaattttttaagtaatatGCTTGCAATGCAAGTgttcaaaattcattaaaagtaTATCTTGGTCAATGTCAAATTAATACCCAAGCGAGAATTAATTTCAATCAATATGCTACGCTAACACGATTAGGAGAATCTTATTCGTTGTACTGTTGTAGGCTAACACGACTCGAACCTGAAGTAGCAAGGTTCGAGTTTGGATTCGGAGCAAGTGTAAACTAGGAAAAAgatcaatttaattaatcgaaaaatgttaaaattcaaaaaaaaaaaaaaaactggggTGTATCCCCTTGAGTGGGGAGACCCATCCCACTCCCCTCCTTCTGGGAAGCAGATTCTATGATGTTACGTTGATATGTGTATTACAATAGTAAACtaatttcggtcattggaTATATATACCTTTAATTCTTCCGTTTATAATTTACATATCATGTTCCTTATACTTATTATggcattttaaattttgcttTTGTGTATTTTAACCTCTGCTCCCAACCTGGCAGATGGTGAATTTTGCAGCTCATGACAATATTAATTTGTCCTGCCAATTAGCCGCCAATCATTAGGATCACCAATGATTTTCAATGAAACGTGCATGTATGTGTGTTATGAGTTATATTTTCACGCAACGAATAGCTTAAGCTTAGATGCAAATAAATGCATCAGTTACTAATTGAGTCTGCAGTAcacaaattataaattcatgCATTAAAAGACTTAATTAGAAAGTTTTTGTCCTCtgttaatgaaaaatatggaGCAAATGATTAATTGccaaaatagaaagaaagaaaccgTCGAAATACTTAATTTCTATTCATAGATTCATCCAATGTTACCTTAATTTTTCATAGCCACAACACCAAGAAACCAACCAAACAAATCCCTCACAAGCGTTACTGATTTCTCAATCTACTTTGCTCATAAATAGGTTCTCCTCTTCACTAGCTCAAATCATCATTATCACTAGAAACTAAGGCATGTCTTCCCGAATCATCATCGATTCCGTTATGTCAACGATCGTCTTGTCTCTCTTGATCATTCTCGGTGTCCTCTTTGCTCCCGACCTGGCCGATGGTGTGGCGGTGGGTGACAATGTGATTGACCGGTGCTGGAAGTTGAACTCGGACTGGAGGAGGAACCGCCACCAGCTCGCCACTTGTTCTGTCGGGTTCTCGGGGAAGATGACTGGAAACATTGGCAAAGGGACCGTGTCCTACACTGTCACAGACCCCGGGGATGACCCTCTGAATCCGAGGCCTGGGACCCTGAGGTACGGGGCTACGATGATCAAAGGGAAAGTCTGGATCTCCTTCCAGAGGGACATGACCATCAAACTTGCCAAGCCTCTTCTCATAGGTAGCTTCACTGCCATCGACGGCAGAGGAGCGACCGTTCACATCGCTGGGGGTGCTTGCCTTACGGTCCTTCAAGTAATCAAGATTATTTCGATCGAtgtttatttctttaatagATTTCTTAAGTATCAACCTGTTTTGATTTCTCTATGTTGATCGTCAGGCACACGATGTAATCATCCACGGACTCCACATCCACTATTGCCAGGCCCAGCCCGCGAGCCAAGTAATGGGCCCGGGAGGGAAGGTGGTGTCGCTTGGCCCTGTCGACGCGGATGCGATCCGCCTGGTCACGGCATCAAAGGTGTGGATCGACCACAAC
This region includes:
- the LOC116187702 gene encoding pectate lyase 1-like; the encoded protein is MSSRIIIDSVMSTIVLSLLIILGVLFAPDLADGVAVGDNVIDRCWKLNSDWRRNRHQLATCSVGFSGKMTGNIGKGTVSYTVTDPGDDPLNPRPGTLRYGATMIKGKVWISFQRDMTIKLAKPLLIGSFTAIDGRGATVHIAGGACLTVLQAHDVIIHGLHIHYCQAQPASQVMGPGGKVVSLGPVDADAIRLVTASKVWIDHNTLSQCQDGLVDVTRGSTGITISNNRFINQDKVMLLGHDDGYIRDKNMKVTVVYNHFGPNCNQRMPRVRHGYAHVANNLYEGWSQYAIGGSSAPSIKSQANLFIAPNKNKEVTWRQGNDEKSWNIYSVGDAFENGASFIPTGKFGAAKPNYGPDQRFPVANAHSVRALTRTSGAQKL